GGGCCAGACCGGACTGGAGCGCCTTGATCTGGGACGCCGAGTAGACCATCACCAGCCCCAGGACGGTGATCAGCAGGCTGCCGCCGAGGATCAGGTAGTACGCGGTCAGCGGGCGGTCCCAGGCCCGTTTCAGCCGGGTGTGGAGCCCCCGGGGGCCGACCGGTGTGCGGCCCCCGCCCGACCCTCGCCCCGTGGACGGCCGACGCGGACGCGCCGGGGCCGCCTTCGCCGATCGGGCCGTCATCCTCGTCCCCTCCACAGGTACGCTCGCCGCCGGCTGACGACGACAGCGGGGAGAAACGGTCTAGTGATCCCGTGCGGTCAGCTCACCGACCGCGTCGGCGAAGGCCTCGCCCCGCTTGTTGTAATTGACGAACATGTCCATCGAGGCACAGGCCGGAGCCAGCAGGACGGTGTCGCCGGGCTCGGCCAGGCGGGTCGCTTCCCGGACCGCCTCAGGCATCGCCCCAGTGTCGGTCCGGTCGAGGTCGACCACCGGGACATCGGGGGCGTGTCGCGCCAGGGCTTCGCGAATCAGCGCCCGATCGGCACCGATCAGCACCACACCGCGCAGCCGGGCCGCCGACTTCTGCACCAGCTCGTCGAAGGTCGCGCCCTTGGCGAGTCCGCCGGCGATCCACACGATGTGCTCGTACGCCGCCAACGACGCCTCGGCGGCGTGGGTGTTGGTGGCCTTGGAGTCGTCGATGTAGGTGACGCCCCCGAGGTCCGCGATGTGCTGGATGCGGTGGGCCTCCGGGTGGAAGGCACGCAGTCCGTCGCGTACGGCGGCGGGACGGACCCCGAAGGCACGGGCCAGCGCCGCCGCCGCGAGGGCGTTGGCGATGTTGTGCGGGGCGGGGGTCCCGGAGCCGGGCGCGATGTCGGAGACCTCGGCGAGCTCCTGGGCCTGCTGCTGGCGGTTCTCCACGAAGGCACGGTCGACGAGGATGCCCTCGACGACGCCGAGTTGGGAGGGGCCGGGCGTCCCGAGGGTGAAGCCGATGGCGCGGCAGCCCTCTTCGACGTCGGCCGCCCGCACCAGGTCCTCGGTCGCCTTGTCGGCCACGTTGTAGACGCAGGCGACGGTGTTGCCCTCGTAGATCCGGCCCTTGTCGGCGGCGTACGCCTGCATGGAGCCGTGCCAGTCGAGGTGGTCGGGGGCGAGGTTGAGGACCGCGGCGGAGTGGGCGCGCAGCGAGGGCGCCCAGTGCAGCTGGTAGCTGGAGAGCTCGACGGCGAGCACGTCGTAGGGGCGCTCGCCGTCCTTGCCCTGGCCGAGGACGACATCGATGATCGGGGTGCCGATGTTGCCGACGGCCGTGGTGTGCAGCCCTTCGGCGGCCAGGATCGAGGCCAGCATCCGCACCGTGGTGGTCTTGCCGTTGGTGCCGGTGACCCCGAGCCAGGCGGCTGCCGGTTGTCCCGAGGGGGCTTCCCGCAGCCGCCAGGCGATCTCGACATCGCCGACCACGTCCACCCCGGCCGCGGCGGCCGCCGCGAACAGCGGGCTGTCCGGCTTCCAGCCGGGCGAGGTGACGACGAGGTCCGTGCCCGCGGGAAGGGTCGCGCCGTCGCCGAGGCGGACGGTGATCCCTTCCGCTTCCAGCTCACGCGCGGCGGCCTGCTGCTTCTCGCTGTCGCCGCCGTCCACGACGGTGACGTGGGCGCCGAGGCCGGCCAGCGCGCGAGCGGCACTGATGCCGCTCACGCCCAGGCCGGCGACGGTGATGTGCTGACCGGCGAAGTCCGCCGGGCTCGGGGTGGTCACTTGGCCGCCTGCCAGCCGCCGTAGAAGATGCCGAGTCCGACGATCACGCACATGCCCTGGATGATCCAGAATCTGACCACCACAAGGACTTCCGACCACCCCTTGAGTTCGAAGTGGTGCTGGAGTGGCGCCATCCGGAAGACCCGCTTACCGGTGAGCCGGAACGAGCCGACCTGGATGACCACGGACATGGTGATCAGGACGAAGAGACCGCCGAGGATGGCCAGCAGCAGCTCCGTACGGGAGCAGATGGCCAGACCGGCCAGCGCGCCGCCCAGGGCCAGCGAACCGGTGTCCCCCATGAAGATCTTGGCGGGCGAGGTGTTCCACCACAGGAAGCCGAAGCAGGCGCCCATCAGTGCCGAGGCGACGACGGCGAGGTCGAGTGGATCGCGGACCTCGTAACAGCCCGGTCCCGCGGTGATCTGGTTGGCGCACGACTCCTGGTGCTGCCAGATGCCGATGAACGTGTACGCGCCGAAGACCATCACCGAGGCGCCGGTGGCCAGGCCGTCGAGGCCGTCGGTGAGGTTCACGCCGTTGGACATCGCCAGGATCATGAACAGCGCCCAGATCACAAAGATCACCGGGCCGATCTGCCAGCCGAAGTCCTGGGTGAAGGAGAGCCGGTCGGAGGCCGGGGTCTGTCCTCGCAGGTCGGCGAACTGGAGCGACAGCACCGCGAAGGCGATACCGACGATCAGCTGGCCGGCCATCTTGGCCTTGGCCCGCAGGCCCAGCGAACGCTGCTTGACGATCTTGATGTAGTCGTCGAGGAAGCCGACCAGGCCCATGCCCGCCATCAGGAACAGCACCAGCACACCGGAGAAGGTGGGGTCGCTGCTCGTGATGACCTTGGTCAGCACATAGGCGATGATCGTGGCCAGGATGAAGGCGATACCACCCATGGTGGGCGTACCGCGCTTGCTGTGGTGATCACGCGGGCCGTCATCACGGATGAACTGCCCGTATCCCTTTTTGGCCAGCAGCTTGATCAGCACCGGAGTGCCGATCAAGGTCAGGAAGAGCCCGATCATTCCGGAGAAGAGGATCTGCTTCATCGAGTTCATCGGGACGCGGCTCCGCCCTGGAGGCCCGCGTCGTCCAGCAATGCTGCGGCAACCCGCTCCAGCCCCACCGACCTGGACGCCTTCACCAGCACGACGTCTCCCGGTTGCAGCTCGCTGCGCAACAGGTCGACCGCCGCCCGCGCGTCGGACACGTGCACCGACTCCTCACCCCACGAACCCTCGTTCTTGGCGCCCATGTCGAGCCAGGCCGCTTCCCTGCCGCCGACTGCCACGAGCTTGCTGACGTTGAGCCGGACGACCAGCCGCCCGACCGCGTCGTGTTCGGCGAGCGACTCCTCGCCGAGCTCGGCCATCTCACCGAGCACCGCCCACGTACGACCGCCCTCCGCCTTGGCGGCTGCGCCCATGGCGACCAGCGCTCGCAGCGCCGCTCGCATGGACTCGGGGTTCGCGTTGTAGGCGTCGTTGACGACCCTCACGCCGTCCGCGCGCTCGGTGACCTCCATACGCCAGCGGGAGAGCGTGCCGGCTTCGGAGAGCGCGGTGGCGATCTCGTCTGCGGGCATGCCCAACTCATGGGCGACGGCGGCCGCGGCGAGCGCGTTCGACACGTGGTGCTCACCGTACAGCCGCATGGTCACATCACTGCACCCGGAGGGTGTGTGAAGCGTGAAGGCAGGCTGTCCCAGCTCCGTGAGCCGGACATTCTCGGCACGTACGGCGGCGTCCTCGGCCTCACCGAACAGCAGTGTGCGGGCCTTTGTGCGGGGAACCATGGCGCGCACGTACGGGTCGTCGGCGTTGAGCACCGCCACCCCGCCGTCCTCGGCCGGGGGCAACTCCTCGATGAGTTCGCCCTTTGCCAGGGCGATCTGCTCGCGGCCGCCGAACTCTCCGATGTGCGCGCTGCCGACGTTCAGCACCACACCGATGCTCGGCGGGGTCAGCCCGGCGAGGTAGCGGATGTGGCCGACGCCGCGGGCACCCATCTCCAGGACGAGATGGCGGGTGGTTTCGTCGGCGCGCAGCGCGGTCAGCGGCAGCCCGATCTCGTTGTTGAGGTTGCCCTCCGGCCAGACCGTCGGGCCTTTGCGCTGCAACAGCTGGGCGATCAGGTCCTTGGTGCTGGTCTTGCCGGCCGAGCCGGTGAGACCGACGACGGTGGTGCCCAGACGTCCGACGACGGCGCGGGCGAGCGCGCCGAGCGCGGCGATCACGTCGTCGACGACGATCGCGGGGACGCCGATGGGGCGGGCGGCCAGTACGGCGACCGCGCCTGCCTCGACGGCGCCGGACGCGAAGTCGTGGCCGTCGGCACGTTCACCGGCGAAGGCCACGAACAGGGCGCCGGGGCGCACCGCGCGGGAGTCCGCCACGACCGGTCCGGTCACCCGGCGGCCGTCGTCCGGTATGTCGTGCTGCCGGCCGCCGACGATGCTCGCGATCTCGGCGAGGGACAGGGAGATCACAGGTCACCCCCGGTGAGGGGCGGGCGGTGACGGTGCAAGGGTTGTGCGCGCATGGCGGTGTGTCATCCCTGGTGGTTCGGCTGCGGTGACTGCTGCGACTGCTGTGACTTCAGCGAGTCCTCGATGGCATCGCGCAGCACCTGGCGGTCGTCGAAGGGGCGT
This Streptomyces decoyicus DNA region includes the following protein-coding sequences:
- the murD gene encoding UDP-N-acetylmuramoyl-L-alanine--D-glutamate ligase — its product is MTTPSPADFAGQHITVAGLGVSGISAARALAGLGAHVTVVDGGDSEKQQAAARELEAEGITVRLGDGATLPAGTDLVVTSPGWKPDSPLFAAAAAAGVDVVGDVEIAWRLREAPSGQPAAAWLGVTGTNGKTTTVRMLASILAAEGLHTTAVGNIGTPIIDVVLGQGKDGERPYDVLAVELSSYQLHWAPSLRAHSAAVLNLAPDHLDWHGSMQAYAADKGRIYEGNTVACVYNVADKATEDLVRAADVEEGCRAIGFTLGTPGPSQLGVVEGILVDRAFVENRQQQAQELAEVSDIAPGSGTPAPHNIANALAAAALARAFGVRPAAVRDGLRAFHPEAHRIQHIADLGGVTYIDDSKATNTHAAEASLAAYEHIVWIAGGLAKGATFDELVQKSAARLRGVVLIGADRALIREALARHAPDVPVVDLDRTDTGAMPEAVREATRLAEPGDTVLLAPACASMDMFVNYNKRGEAFADAVGELTARDH
- the mraY gene encoding phospho-N-acetylmuramoyl-pentapeptide-transferase, whose protein sequence is MKQILFSGMIGLFLTLIGTPVLIKLLAKKGYGQFIRDDGPRDHHSKRGTPTMGGIAFILATIIAYVLTKVITSSDPTFSGVLVLFLMAGMGLVGFLDDYIKIVKQRSLGLRAKAKMAGQLIVGIAFAVLSLQFADLRGQTPASDRLSFTQDFGWQIGPVIFVIWALFMILAMSNGVNLTDGLDGLATGASVMVFGAYTFIGIWQHQESCANQITAGPGCYEVRDPLDLAVVASALMGACFGFLWWNTSPAKIFMGDTGSLALGGALAGLAICSRTELLLAILGGLFVLITMSVVIQVGSFRLTGKRVFRMAPLQHHFELKGWSEVLVVVRFWIIQGMCVIVGLGIFYGGWQAAK
- a CDS encoding UDP-N-acetylmuramoyl-tripeptide--D-alanyl-D-alanine ligase codes for the protein MISLSLAEIASIVGGRQHDIPDDGRRVTGPVVADSRAVRPGALFVAFAGERADGHDFASGAVEAGAVAVLAARPIGVPAIVVDDVIAALGALARAVVGRLGTTVVGLTGSAGKTSTKDLIAQLLQRKGPTVWPEGNLNNEIGLPLTALRADETTRHLVLEMGARGVGHIRYLAGLTPPSIGVVLNVGSAHIGEFGGREQIALAKGELIEELPPAEDGGVAVLNADDPYVRAMVPRTKARTLLFGEAEDAAVRAENVRLTELGQPAFTLHTPSGCSDVTMRLYGEHHVSNALAAAAVAHELGMPADEIATALSEAGTLSRWRMEVTERADGVRVVNDAYNANPESMRAALRALVAMGAAAKAEGGRTWAVLGEMAELGEESLAEHDAVGRLVVRLNVSKLVAVGGREAAWLDMGAKNEGSWGEESVHVSDARAAVDLLRSELQPGDVVLVKASRSVGLERVAAALLDDAGLQGGAASR